A section of the Sebastes fasciatus isolate fSebFas1 chromosome 5, fSebFas1.pri, whole genome shotgun sequence genome encodes:
- the ptmaa gene encoding prothymosin alpha-A, whose protein sequence is MADSKVKSSAEVSTKELKKKRQTEEAENGDDAAANGKTDEENGEQEKEVEDDDDDVGEEDEEEDGEGDEDDDEDDDLDRPRGKRAADEDDDDDDDDDDEEDVVETKKQKTDK, encoded by the exons ATGGCGGACAGTAAAGTGAAGAGCAGCGCAGAAGTGAGCACCAAG GAGttgaagaagaagagacagacTGAAGAGGCAGAGAATGGAGATGATGCCGCCGCAAATGGCAAGACT GACGAGGAGAACGGCGAGCAGGAGAAAGAGGTGGAGGACGACGACGATGACGTGGgagaagaggacgaggaggaggatggagagg GTGACGAAGACGATGACGAAGACGATGACCTTGACAGGCCAAGGGGGAAGAGAGCagctgatgaggatgatgatgatgatgatgatgatgatgatgaagag GATGTAGTTGAAACCAAGAAACAGAAGACAGACAAGTAG
- the lrrc40 gene encoding leucine-rich repeat-containing protein 40 isoform X2, producing MSRFKRAGPVDSLAGFRTEPTTEPTVPSGLLKAARKSGQLNLSGRGLTQVPQDVYRLNVDTPEEAHQNVSFGTSDRWWEQADLTKLLLSSNQLTQLSDDIRLLPALTTLDLHDNQLRSLPSALGELQELQQLRLNQNQLTSLPVEVCTLKNLCSISLQQNLLESLPEELGQLEKLTQLDLSNNHLKGLPSSLGRLTRLQTLNLGHNKLSCLPDSLAQLTNVKLLDCSNNQLTDIPASLSEMVALEQLYLRHNQLRLLPKVLAPELKKGTNELLEYLRGRITEDPERADEGPTAMTLPSQARVNVHSIKTLKLLDYSEKQAADIPDEVFDAAADQSVTTVNFSKNQLIAIPPRLVEFLPSVSDINLGFNRLTCCSPDICKFLQLAHINLRNNQLTDLPSEMKNLTKLCSITLNQNRFKSFPEVLYQIVSLETVLLGNNQVREVDPRRLMKLDHLSTLDLSNNDLMNVPPELGLCTSLRCLSLEGNPFRSPRAAIVAKGTDAVMEYLRSRIPT from the exons ATGTCTCGGTTTAAAAGAGCGGGTCCGGTGGACTCTCTGGCGGGCTTCAGGACGGAGCCGACGACGGAGCCGACCGTCCCTTCCGGTCTGCTGAAGGCAGCCAGGAAGAGCGGCCAGCTCAACCTGTCCGGCCGAGGGCTCACACAAG tccCTCAGGACGTGTATCGTCTTAACGTCGACACACCAGAGGAGGCCCACCAGAACGTGTCCTTCGGAACGTCAGATCGCTGGTGGGAACAGGCTGACCTCACCAAACTGCTGCTCTCATCCAATCAGCTCACACAACTGTCTGATGACATCAGACTACTGCCTGCACTCACTACGCTGGAT CTCCATGACAACCAGCTGAGAAGTTTACCCAGTGCTTTGGGAGAACTGCAGGAGCTCCAGCAACTGCGACTCAa TCAAAACCAGCTGACATCACTGCCAGTGGAGGTGTGTACTCTGAAGAACCTCTGTAGCATCTCACTCCAGCAAAACCTGCTGGAAAGCCTGCCAGAGGAACTGGGACAACTGGAGAAGCTGACACAGCTG GACCTGTCCAACAACCATCTGAAGGGCCTGCCCTCCAGCCTGGGCCGTCTCACCCGTCTGCAGACCCTGAACCTGGGTCACAACAAGCTCAGCTGTCTGCCTGACAGCCTGGCCCAGCTCACAA ATGTTAAGCTGTTGGACTGCAGCAACAACCAGCTGACTGACATTCCCGCCAGCCTATCAGAGATGGTCGCTCTGGAGCAGCTCTACCTCAGACACAACCAGCTCCGCCTCCTCCCAAAGGTCCTCGCACCGGAGCTCAAG AAAGGAACCAATGAGCTTCTGGAATATCTAAGAGGAAGAATTACAG aggATCCTGAGAGAGCAGATGAAGGACCGACAGCTATGACGTTACCCAGCCAGGCCAGGGTTAATGTACACAGCATTAAAACTCTCAAGTTATTGGACTACAG tgAGAAGCAGGCAGCTGATATTCCAGATGAGGTGTTTGATGCTGCAGCGGATCAGAGTGTTACCACCGTTAACTTCAGCAAGAACCAGCTGATCGCCATACCccccag ACTGGTGGAGTTCCTACCCTCAGTGTCAGACATCAATCTGGGTTTCAACAGACTGACCTGCTGTTCTCCTGACATCTGCAAGTTCCTGCAGCTGGCACACATCAAcctcag GAACAACCAGCTGACGGATTTACCATCTGAAATGAAGAACCTGACCAAACTGTGCTCCATCACCCTCAATCAAAACAG GTTCAAGTCCTTCCCTGAAGTCCTCTATCAGATAGTTTCCTTGGAGACGGTGTTGCTGGGTAACAACCAGGTGCGCGAGGTGGACCCTCGTCGTCTAATGAAGTTGGACCATCTATCAACCCTGGATCTGTCGAACAACGACCTGATGAACGTCCCTCCTGAACTGGGCCTGTGTACCAGCCTCAG GTGTCTCAGTCTGGAGGGGAATCCTTTCCGTTCACCAAGAGCAGCCATCGTGGCCAAAGGAACGGATGCAGTGATGGAGTACCTCCGCAGCCGCATACCTACATGA
- the lrrc40 gene encoding leucine-rich repeat-containing protein 40 isoform X1 — translation MSRFKRAGPVDSLAGFRTEPTTEPTVPSGLLKAARKSGQLNLSGRGLTQVPQDVYRLNVDTPEEAHQNVSFGTSDRWWEQADLTKLLLSSNQLTQLSDDIRLLPALTTLDLHDNQLRSLPSALGELQELQQLRLNQNQLTSLPVEVCTLKNLCSISLQQNLLESLPEELGQLEKLTQLDLSNNHLKGLPSSLGRLTRLQTLNLGHNKLSCLPDSLAQLTNVKLLDCSNNQLTDIPASLSEMVALEQLYLRHNQLRLLPKVLAPELKELYVGNNRIEQLETEQLACLKAISLLELRDNKIKTLPEQITLLSTLTRLDLTNNDVTTLPASLSLLPKLNVLLLEGNPLRGIRRDLLAKGTNELLEYLRGRITEDPERADEGPTAMTLPSQARVNVHSIKTLKLLDYSEKQAADIPDEVFDAAADQSVTTVNFSKNQLIAIPPRLVEFLPSVSDINLGFNRLTCCSPDICKFLQLAHINLRNNQLTDLPSEMKNLTKLCSITLNQNRFKSFPEVLYQIVSLETVLLGNNQVREVDPRRLMKLDHLSTLDLSNNDLMNVPPELGLCTSLRCLSLEGNPFRSPRAAIVAKGTDAVMEYLRSRIPT, via the exons ATGTCTCGGTTTAAAAGAGCGGGTCCGGTGGACTCTCTGGCGGGCTTCAGGACGGAGCCGACGACGGAGCCGACCGTCCCTTCCGGTCTGCTGAAGGCAGCCAGGAAGAGCGGCCAGCTCAACCTGTCCGGCCGAGGGCTCACACAAG tccCTCAGGACGTGTATCGTCTTAACGTCGACACACCAGAGGAGGCCCACCAGAACGTGTCCTTCGGAACGTCAGATCGCTGGTGGGAACAGGCTGACCTCACCAAACTGCTGCTCTCATCCAATCAGCTCACACAACTGTCTGATGACATCAGACTACTGCCTGCACTCACTACGCTGGAT CTCCATGACAACCAGCTGAGAAGTTTACCCAGTGCTTTGGGAGAACTGCAGGAGCTCCAGCAACTGCGACTCAa TCAAAACCAGCTGACATCACTGCCAGTGGAGGTGTGTACTCTGAAGAACCTCTGTAGCATCTCACTCCAGCAAAACCTGCTGGAAAGCCTGCCAGAGGAACTGGGACAACTGGAGAAGCTGACACAGCTG GACCTGTCCAACAACCATCTGAAGGGCCTGCCCTCCAGCCTGGGCCGTCTCACCCGTCTGCAGACCCTGAACCTGGGTCACAACAAGCTCAGCTGTCTGCCTGACAGCCTGGCCCAGCTCACAA ATGTTAAGCTGTTGGACTGCAGCAACAACCAGCTGACTGACATTCCCGCCAGCCTATCAGAGATGGTCGCTCTGGAGCAGCTCTACCTCAGACACAACCAGCTCCGCCTCCTCCCAAAGGTCCTCGCACCGGAGCTCAAG gagttgTATGTGGGGAACAACCGCATTGAGCAACTGGAGACGGAGCAGCTGGCGTGCCTGAAAGCCATCTCTCTTCTAGAACTCCGAGACAACAAGATCAAAACCCTCCCTGAACAGATCACCTTACTGAGCACGCTCACACGCCTCGACCTCACCAACAATGATGTCACCAC TCTTCCAGCTTCTCTCAGCCTGCTGCCCAAACTGAACGTGTTGCTGTTGGAGGGAAACCCTCTGAGAGGAATCAGGAGAGACCTGCTCGCT AAAGGAACCAATGAGCTTCTGGAATATCTAAGAGGAAGAATTACAG aggATCCTGAGAGAGCAGATGAAGGACCGACAGCTATGACGTTACCCAGCCAGGCCAGGGTTAATGTACACAGCATTAAAACTCTCAAGTTATTGGACTACAG tgAGAAGCAGGCAGCTGATATTCCAGATGAGGTGTTTGATGCTGCAGCGGATCAGAGTGTTACCACCGTTAACTTCAGCAAGAACCAGCTGATCGCCATACCccccag ACTGGTGGAGTTCCTACCCTCAGTGTCAGACATCAATCTGGGTTTCAACAGACTGACCTGCTGTTCTCCTGACATCTGCAAGTTCCTGCAGCTGGCACACATCAAcctcag GAACAACCAGCTGACGGATTTACCATCTGAAATGAAGAACCTGACCAAACTGTGCTCCATCACCCTCAATCAAAACAG GTTCAAGTCCTTCCCTGAAGTCCTCTATCAGATAGTTTCCTTGGAGACGGTGTTGCTGGGTAACAACCAGGTGCGCGAGGTGGACCCTCGTCGTCTAATGAAGTTGGACCATCTATCAACCCTGGATCTGTCGAACAACGACCTGATGAACGTCCCTCCTGAACTGGGCCTGTGTACCAGCCTCAG GTGTCTCAGTCTGGAGGGGAATCCTTTCCGTTCACCAAGAGCAGCCATCGTGGCCAAAGGAACGGATGCAGTGATGGAGTACCTCCGCAGCCGCATACCTACATGA